A genome region from Halorussus pelagicus includes the following:
- the ileS gene encoding isoleucine--tRNA ligase yields the protein MSRFEEVDDQYEPGEVEDRVFDYWDEVDAYEKTKEHRADAETFFFVDGPPYTSGAAHMGTTWNKTLKDAYIRYLRMQGYDVTDRPGYDMHGLPIETKVEEQLGFENKKDIEEFGEENFIDECKEFAEDQLHGLQEDFKSFGVWMDWDNPYKTVNPEYMEAAWWGFEQAHQKGLVEQGQRSISQCPRCETAIANNEVEYEDVEDPSIYVKFPLRDREGYLVIWTTTPWTIPANTFVAVDGDVTYQQVRAEKDGAEEVLYLADGCVESVLKKGRYDDYEIEGEVTGEEMVGWEYDHPLHEEVPDHAEGDDALQVYTADYVEVDRTGLVHSAPGHGEEDFERGRELGLGIFCPVEGDGVYDDSAGKYAGQYVKDADDEIIADLEDAGLMLSSGTTTHSYGHCWRCDTGILQIVTDQWFITITDVKDQLLDNIEDSEWHPDWARDNRFRDFVEDAPDWNVSRQRYWGIPIPIWTPEDWDGSMENVVVVGTREELAEKVDQDIDPDDVDLHKGTVDDLTITEDGTTYTRVGDVFDVWLDSSVASWGTLDYPEKDEEFEELWPADLIMEAHDQTRGWFWSQLGMGTAAVGEIPYDEVLMHGYANMPDGRGMSKSKGILVDPNEVIEEYGTDPMRMFLLSSNPQGEDMRFSYDETSEMQRDLNILWNVFRFPLPYMRLDDFDPNETTLDDVDDDLELVDEWVLARLQSVVAEMSDHWEDYRQDKALDVLLNFVVEDVSRFYIQVVRERMWEEDDSSSKLAAYATFYEVLTTVVALLAPYAPFVTETIYGTLTGEEGHETVHMLDWPEVDEYWQDAQLETDVTLLRAIEEAGSNARQQAERKLRWPITRIVVTADDERTVEAVERHRDLLADRLNAREIELVAPGEDWGELHYSAEADMSLLGPEFGDDAGRVMQALNDARVADPTLSALETAVEDDLGEDVSLTDEMVEFVTQTPEGVTGVGYDTDDDQRGVVYVDTELTEDIESEGYAREVIRRVQEMRKEMDLDIEERIRLELDVADERVADLVDEHMNLVKEEVRADEVGSVEDGHRKEWEVEGVTMMIAVAALAEAEA from the coding sequence ATGAGCAGGTTCGAGGAGGTAGACGACCAGTACGAACCCGGCGAGGTCGAAGACCGGGTGTTCGACTACTGGGACGAGGTTGACGCCTACGAGAAGACCAAGGAGCATCGCGCCGACGCCGAGACGTTCTTTTTCGTTGACGGCCCGCCCTACACTTCCGGCGCGGCCCACATGGGGACGACGTGGAACAAGACCCTGAAGGACGCCTACATCCGCTATCTCCGGATGCAAGGCTACGACGTGACCGACCGGCCGGGCTACGACATGCACGGCCTGCCCATCGAGACGAAGGTCGAGGAGCAGTTGGGCTTCGAGAATAAGAAGGACATCGAGGAGTTCGGCGAGGAGAACTTCATCGACGAGTGCAAGGAGTTCGCCGAGGACCAACTCCACGGCCTGCAGGAGGACTTCAAATCCTTCGGCGTCTGGATGGACTGGGACAACCCGTACAAGACGGTCAACCCCGAGTACATGGAGGCGGCGTGGTGGGGCTTCGAGCAGGCCCACCAGAAGGGTCTCGTCGAGCAGGGCCAGCGTTCTATCTCTCAGTGCCCGCGCTGTGAGACCGCCATCGCCAACAACGAGGTCGAGTACGAGGACGTAGAAGACCCCTCCATCTACGTCAAGTTCCCCCTGCGCGATCGAGAGGGCTATCTCGTCATCTGGACCACCACGCCGTGGACCATCCCCGCAAACACCTTCGTCGCGGTGGACGGCGACGTGACGTACCAACAGGTGCGCGCCGAAAAGGACGGGGCGGAGGAAGTCCTCTACCTTGCGGACGGATGCGTCGAGTCGGTCCTGAAGAAGGGCCGCTACGACGACTACGAAATCGAAGGCGAGGTGACGGGCGAGGAGATGGTCGGATGGGAGTACGACCATCCCCTCCACGAGGAGGTCCCCGACCACGCCGAAGGAGACGACGCCCTGCAGGTCTACACCGCCGACTACGTGGAAGTGGACCGCACCGGTCTGGTCCACTCCGCGCCCGGCCACGGTGAAGAGGACTTCGAGCGCGGCCGCGAACTCGGTCTCGGTATCTTCTGTCCGGTCGAGGGCGACGGCGTCTACGACGACTCGGCGGGCAAGTACGCCGGACAGTACGTCAAGGACGCAGACGACGAAATCATCGCCGACCTCGAAGATGCGGGGCTGATGCTCTCGTCGGGGACCACCACGCACAGCTACGGCCACTGTTGGCGCTGTGACACGGGTATCCTCCAAATCGTCACCGACCAGTGGTTCATCACGATTACCGACGTGAAAGACCAACTCCTCGATAACATCGAGGACAGCGAGTGGCACCCCGACTGGGCGCGAGACAACCGCTTCCGGGACTTCGTGGAGGACGCGCCCGACTGGAACGTCTCCCGCCAGCGCTACTGGGGCATCCCCATCCCGATTTGGACTCCCGAAGATTGGGACGGAAGCATGGAGAACGTCGTCGTCGTCGGCACCCGCGAAGAACTCGCCGAGAAGGTAGACCAAGACATCGACCCCGACGACGTGGACCTCCACAAGGGCACCGTGGACGACCTTACAATCACCGAGGACGGCACGACCTACACCCGCGTCGGCGACGTGTTCGACGTGTGGCTCGACTCCTCGGTCGCCTCGTGGGGCACCCTCGATTACCCCGAGAAGGACGAGGAGTTCGAGGAACTGTGGCCCGCCGACCTCATCATGGAGGCCCACGACCAGACCCGCGGGTGGTTCTGGTCGCAACTCGGCATGGGGACCGCCGCGGTCGGCGAGATTCCCTACGACGAGGTGCTGATGCACGGCTACGCCAACATGCCCGACGGCCGCGGCATGTCCAAGTCCAAGGGCATCCTCGTGGACCCCAACGAGGTCATTGAGGAGTACGGCACCGACCCGATGCGGATGTTCCTGCTCTCGTCGAACCCGCAGGGCGAGGACATGCGTTTCTCGTACGACGAGACGAGCGAGATGCAGCGGGACCTCAACATCCTCTGGAACGTCTTCCGGTTCCCGCTTCCCTACATGCGACTGGACGACTTCGACCCGAACGAGACCACGCTCGACGATGTGGACGACGACCTCGAACTCGTTGACGAGTGGGTCCTCGCACGCCTCCAGTCGGTCGTCGCCGAGATGTCCGACCACTGGGAGGACTACCGGCAGGACAAGGCACTCGACGTACTCCTGAACTTCGTGGTCGAGGACGTGTCGCGGTTCTACATTCAGGTCGTCCGCGAGCGCATGTGGGAGGAAGACGACAGCTCCTCCAAGCTGGCGGCCTACGCCACGTTCTACGAGGTGCTGACCACGGTCGTCGCCCTGCTGGCACCCTACGCGCCGTTCGTCACGGAGACCATCTACGGCACGCTCACGGGCGAGGAGGGCCACGAGACGGTCCACATGCTCGACTGGCCCGAGGTTGACGAATACTGGCAGGACGCCCAACTGGAGACCGACGTGACGCTTCTGCGCGCCATCGAGGAGGCGGGGTCGAACGCCCGCCAGCAGGCCGAGCGAAAGCTTCGCTGGCCCATCACGCGCATCGTCGTCACCGCCGACGACGAGCGCACGGTCGAGGCCGTCGAGCGCCACCGCGACCTGCTGGCCGACCGACTCAACGCCCGCGAAATCGAACTCGTCGCGCCCGGCGAGGACTGGGGCGAACTCCACTACAGCGCCGAGGCCGACATGAGCCTCCTCGGACCGGAGTTCGGCGACGACGCGGGACGAGTCATGCAGGCGCTCAACGACGCCCGCGTGGCCGACCCGACCCTCTCGGCGCTCGAAACCGCGGTCGAGGACGACCTCGGCGAGGACGTGTCCCTGACCGACGAGATGGTCGAGTTCGTCACGCAGACGCCCGAAGGAGTCACCGGCGTCGGCTACGACACCGACGACGACCAGCGCGGCGTCGTCTACGTGGACACCGAACTCACCGAGGACATCGAGAGCGAGGGGTACGCCCGCGAGGTCATCCGCCGAGTCCAAGAGATGCGCAAGGAGATGGACCTCGACATCGAGGAGCGCATCCGCCTCGAACTCGACGTGGCCGACGAGCGCGTGGCCGACCTCGTTGACGAACACATGAACCTCGTGAAAGAGGAAGTCCGCGCCGACGAGGTGGGGTCCGTCGAGGACGGCCACCGCAAGGAGTGGGAAGTCGAAGGCGTCACGATGATGATTGCGGTGGCGGCGTTGGCGGAAGCGGAGGCGTAG
- a CDS encoding HIT family protein — MSQDDCIFCQIVAGDIPSRKVFEDDTAMAFLDANPLSPGHTLVIPKNHYETLEDTPEDVAAHVFGALHRLNTAVEHAVDADGTNVAFNNGEAAGQEVPHVHGHIIPRFDGDGGNPIHAVAGQRPDLTDAELDDIAEDIHTQRD; from the coding sequence ATGAGTCAAGACGACTGCATCTTTTGCCAAATCGTCGCTGGCGACATCCCGAGTCGCAAAGTCTTCGAGGACGACACCGCGATGGCGTTCCTCGACGCGAACCCCCTCTCACCGGGTCACACGCTCGTCATCCCGAAGAACCACTACGAGACGCTCGAAGACACCCCCGAGGACGTGGCCGCCCACGTCTTCGGCGCGCTCCACCGCCTAAACACTGCGGTCGAACACGCCGTGGACGCCGACGGCACCAACGTCGCGTTCAACAACGGCGAGGCCGCCGGACAGGAGGTCCCGCACGTCCACGGCCACATCATCCCGCGGTTCGACGGCGACGGCGGCAACCCCATCCATGCCGTGGCGGGCCAGCGCCCGGACCTCACCGACGCGGAACTGGACGACATCGCCGAGGACATCCACACCCAGCGCGACTGA
- a CDS encoding AAA family ATPase: MTHSTAALVGATGGAGTTRLAVELGATLARDGREVAVLDAAFATEGLARHLSGRIDPDVTTLLTEDRPLAEGLREHPATADLAGRLELCPARGPFERLARAKTADAAQRFSALLAEAAERFDHVLVDAPPVAANQAVAAVTSADRVTVVAPASERGVDAVQRTRGRVADVGASVDAVVANRADPEHPLRSADAAVPVSDASGVEGAPASAPDPEATLAPAVANAAEVIFDAELELTFEDPGLFDFEVGEFVPDALSQ, encoded by the coding sequence ATGACACACTCGACTGCCGCGCTCGTCGGCGCGACCGGCGGCGCTGGCACGACTCGACTCGCCGTCGAACTCGGTGCGACCCTCGCGCGCGACGGCCGCGAGGTCGCCGTCCTCGACGCCGCCTTCGCCACGGAGGGGTTGGCGCGTCACCTCTCGGGCCGCATCGACCCCGACGTGACGACCCTGCTCACCGAGGACCGACCGCTCGCCGAGGGCCTGCGCGAACATCCCGCGACCGCCGACCTCGCGGGCCGACTCGAACTCTGTCCGGCCCGCGGTCCGTTCGAGCGACTGGCCCGCGCGAAGACCGCCGACGCCGCACAGCGGTTTTCGGCGTTGCTCGCCGAAGCCGCCGAGAGGTTCGACCACGTACTCGTAGACGCGCCCCCCGTCGCCGCGAATCAGGCCGTCGCTGCGGTGACGAGCGCCGACCGCGTCACGGTCGTCGCGCCCGCGAGTGAGCGCGGCGTGGACGCGGTCCAGCGCACCCGCGGGCGAGTCGCGGACGTTGGCGCGAGCGTGGACGCCGTGGTCGCCAACCGCGCCGACCCCGAACATCCGCTCCGGAGTGCCGACGCTGCGGTGCCGGTGAGCGACGCCTCGGGCGTCGAGGGCGCGCCCGCCAGCGCGCCCGACCCGGAAGCTACTCTCGCGCCCGCGGTGGCGAACGCCGCGGAGGTCATCTTCGACGCCGAACTGGAACTGACGTTCGAGGACCCCGGACTGTTCGACTTCGAAGTCGGAGAGTTCGTTCCCGACGCGCTCTCGCAGTAG
- a CDS encoding DUF7858 family protein, translating to MTLSDIADGLEVTTEQRDRGVASVDATEDSLRERLAEFADDLPCDATSAAEIVESHTAGTSVGDAAHEAGVAPITAAKTLYLLGCEGISPLTPRAHEILRDWLAADLSRTEARELAGASETEFALATFVETHEPLDGVRGVVEGTMEATGTSDNREALAETMSDVGGLL from the coding sequence GTGACGCTCTCGGACATCGCGGACGGACTGGAAGTCACCACCGAGCAACGCGACCGCGGCGTCGCGTCGGTGGACGCCACGGAAGACTCACTCCGGGAGCGACTCGCCGAGTTCGCCGACGACCTGCCCTGCGATGCGACCTCCGCGGCCGAAATTGTCGAGTCTCACACTGCTGGCACGTCGGTCGGTGACGCCGCCCACGAGGCGGGCGTTGCACCGATTACGGCGGCGAAGACGCTCTACCTTCTCGGATGCGAGGGCATCTCACCGTTGACGCCCCGCGCCCACGAGATTCTGCGCGACTGGCTGGCGGCCGACCTCTCACGGACCGAGGCCCGCGAACTCGCGGGCGCGTCGGAGACGGAGTTCGCGCTGGCGACGTTCGTCGAGACCCACGAACCGCTCGACGGGGTTCGGGGGGTCGTGGAGGGTACGATGGAAGCGACCGGAACGTCGGACAACCGGGAGGCACTGGCAGAGACGATGAGCGACGTTGGAGGCTTGCTATGA
- a CDS encoding transcription initiation factor IIB, translated as MSKAHPPSRTCPECDGRLTPDGGETICDDCGLVVSEDRIDRGPEWRSFADDDTQKERTGAPLTRSRHDRGLTTEIGHDGDLRLTGRKRRRVARMRKHHDRAKIGSKTERNQVYAFTEIRRLVSSLDLSKNVRDRACVLFESAQSEDLLRGRSLEGFTAAAVYATCRTTSVSRTLDEVLDVARATRSELKTAYDAMNTDLGLPTGPIDPTEYLPRFASRLDLPTEIEREAAQLVEKGHDENLVSGRNPGGFAAACLYAAARETRHRMTQKEAAEVADVTAVTLRSAYKDLQD; from the coding sequence ATGAGCAAAGCACACCCACCTTCCCGGACCTGTCCGGAGTGCGACGGCCGACTGACACCCGACGGCGGCGAGACTATCTGTGACGACTGCGGCCTCGTCGTCTCGGAGGACCGAATCGACCGCGGCCCGGAGTGGCGGTCGTTCGCGGACGACGACACGCAGAAAGAGCGCACCGGCGCGCCCCTCACCCGGTCGCGCCACGACCGCGGTCTGACAACCGAAATCGGCCACGACGGCGACCTGCGACTGACGGGGCGCAAGCGGCGGCGCGTCGCCCGGATGCGCAAACACCACGACAGAGCGAAAATCGGCTCGAAGACCGAGCGCAATCAGGTGTACGCCTTCACCGAGATTCGGCGACTGGTGAGTTCGCTCGACCTCTCGAAGAACGTTCGGGACCGCGCCTGCGTGCTGTTCGAGTCGGCCCAGTCCGAGGACCTGCTCCGCGGTCGGTCGCTGGAGGGGTTCACCGCCGCGGCGGTGTACGCGACCTGCCGGACGACGTCGGTCTCGCGCACGCTGGACGAGGTACTGGACGTGGCGCGAGCGACCCGGAGCGAACTCAAAACCGCTTACGACGCGATGAACACCGACCTCGGCCTGCCGACTGGTCCCATCGACCCGACGGAGTATCTGCCGCGGTTCGCCAGTAGACTCGACCTTCCCACAGAAATCGAGCGCGAGGCGGCCCAACTGGTCGAGAAGGGCCACGACGAGAATCTCGTCTCGGGGCGCAACCCCGGCGGATTCGCCGCGGCGTGCCTGTACGCCGCGGCGCGGGAAACGCGCCACCGGATGACCCAGAAGGAGGCCGCCGAAGTCGCCGACGTGACGGCAGTGACGCTCCGCTCGGCGTACAAGGACCTACAGGACTGA
- a CDS encoding AAA family ATPase, with amino-acid sequence MILAIAGGKGGVGKSTVAFELGAQFDAVVVDADLAMADLAARRGPDLHDVLAGRADPLEAVCENGPVRLLPCGRTLAGARAGDVTRLAGAVRAVEDAYGAVVVDCPAGLSADAGMPLLAADAVVLVTVPQEFALADALRTRALARELDAGLAAVALNRTGESPPTERVRRALGAPVVAIPDDERVGRARRNGSPVAELAPGSDPAGRFAELAETVAGSVL; translated from the coding sequence GTGATTCTGGCCATCGCAGGCGGGAAAGGCGGCGTCGGCAAGTCCACCGTCGCGTTCGAACTCGGCGCGCAGTTCGACGCCGTGGTCGTGGACGCCGACCTCGCCATGGCGGACCTCGCGGCCCGGCGCGGTCCGGACCTCCACGACGTGCTTGCCGGACGGGCCGACCCTCTCGAAGCAGTCTGCGAGAACGGTCCGGTCCGACTGCTCCCGTGCGGGCGCACTCTCGCCGGAGCGCGCGCGGGCGACGTGACCCGACTCGCCGGGGCGGTCCGAGCGGTCGAAGACGCCTATGGCGCGGTGGTCGTCGATTGCCCCGCGGGGCTATCCGCCGACGCGGGAATGCCCTTGTTGGCGGCCGACGCAGTCGTCCTCGTCACCGTACCGCAGGAGTTCGCGCTGGCCGACGCGCTCCGGACTCGCGCGCTCGCCCGCGAACTCGACGCGGGACTGGCCGCGGTCGCACTCAATCGGACCGGCGAGAGTCCACCGACCGAACGGGTCCGGCGGGCGCTCGGCGCGCCGGTCGTGGCGATTCCCGACGACGAACGAGTCGGGCGCGCGCGGCGCAACGGGTCGCCGGTGGCGGAACTCGCGCCCGGAAGCGACCCCGCCGGGCGATTCGCGGAGTTGGCAGAAACAGTCGCCGGGTCAGTCCTGTAG